One part of the Vitis riparia cultivar Riparia Gloire de Montpellier isolate 1030 chromosome 8, EGFV_Vit.rip_1.0, whole genome shotgun sequence genome encodes these proteins:
- the LOC117920802 gene encoding uncharacterized protein LOC117920802 — MAEVTSKPGNPLLSTMDGITTASAKSKSVKPSSSGRRLTKAICITVGIVLLVVVVVMVILGFTVFKAKDPVITVGSVSLKDLDFSLTPLNINASLDVNVSVRNPNRVGFRYNNASALLNYDGSLVGEAPIPAGRIGARKTTGMNIVISLMADRLLLNPQLYSDVLSGSLPLSTYARISGKVSVLFVKIKVVSTSTCTMTVDVKNGTLKDTVCQYKTKL, encoded by the coding sequence ATGGCGGAGGTCACATCAAAACCAGGAAATCCTCTTCTCTCAACAATGGATGGTATCACAACCGCCTCTGCAAAATCAAAATCTGTCAAGCCGTCGTCATCGGGCCGGAGACTGACAAAGGCAATATGCATAACGGTGGGGATAGTGCTGCTAGTGGTCGTCGTGGTGATGGTGATTCTAGGTTTCACAGTTTTCAAGGCTAAGGATCCTGTCATCACCGTCGGCTCCGTCTCGCTCAAGGATCTCGACTTCTCTTTAACCCCGCTTAACATCAACGCTTCTCTCGACGTTAATGTCTCTGTGAGAAACCCTAACAGAGTCGGGTTCAGATACAACAACGCCTCAGCGCTCTTGAATTATGATGGAAGCCTCGTCGGCGAAGCCCCCATTCCCGCCGGAAGAATTGGCGCCCGCAAGACCACGGGGATGAATATCGTGATCTCTTTAATGGCGGATCGGTTGCTTTTGAATCCCCAGCTTTACTCCGATGTGCTGTCCGGTTCCTTGCCTCTCAGCACTTACGCCAGAATTTCCGGTAAAGTTTCTGTTCTTTTCGTGAAAATTAAGGTGGTATCGACTTCGACTTGCACTATGACTGTAGATGTTAAGAATGGAACTCTGAAGGACACTGTTTGTCAGTACAAGACTAAACTGTGA